The DNA segment TAGTGAATTAATAGATCCATCTAACCCTACATTGCATGCTTCCATTCTATAAACATAGCTATGTGTTGAAGAATCCATTGAAACCAATTTTTCCTTGATCCATGACCTATCTCCATCTTGTTGAGGAAACATGAAGCCAGAGACTAACCTAACATAGCCAGGTTCATCTTCATTTCCAGATAAGGTAGTGCATCTTTCTACCATTGGCATCCATTCTGATAATCTTTTGGTTTGAGACACTAAGCTCCAAACTTGGTCAATAGGTGCACAGATTATGCCACTAATTGAACCATGCCATTTGCCATTTCTAACATCATTATTATTGGCCTCCTGTggaagtaattttttaaaatgatttagcTAATGCATAATTGTTAAGAGGGTAGAAAACTACAAATAGAAAGTTATATCATTTCAATACTTttttttgatttaattactctTTGGTTCTATAGTTtcgcgaaattttcaattatgtctctatacttttttttcttttaattgggtctctgtaccaaatttttttttcaattaggtccctcttaataataattagcttaattgtatagggatccaactaaaaaaaaattggtgcagagactcataaaaaaaaaagtataaagactcaattaaaaaaaattagtgcaaaaaccaattaaaaggaaaaaaatatatggacctaa comes from the Arachis duranensis cultivar V14167 chromosome 7, aradu.V14167.gnm2.J7QH, whole genome shotgun sequence genome and includes:
- the LOC107457733 gene encoding uncharacterized protein LOC107457733, whose amino-acid sequence is MVERSLSMREEANNNDVRNGKWHGSISGIICAPIDQVWSLVSQTKRLSEWMPMVERCTTLSGNEDEPGYVRLVSGFMFPQQDGDRSWIKEKLVSMDSSTHSYVYRMEACNVGLDGSINSLRLVEYRDNSTLINWSFEINPLEDASEDSIVDYLGFVYKSCINRIEGAIEAASRRSV